One genomic region from Clostridium saccharobutylicum DSM 13864 encodes:
- the leuS gene encoding leucine--tRNA ligase: MANYGTKIDKKWQKIWGENETYKFNPENLDKKLYTLEMFSYPSGAQLHAGHWFNYGPTDSWARLKRMQGYNVFQPMGFDAFGLPAENYAIKTGIHPQDSTLKNIETMEKQLKSMGAMFNWENEVVTCLPDYYKWTQWLFLKLYEKGLAYRKKAPVNWCPSCNTVLANEQVVDGVCERCSTEVVKKDLTQWFFKITDYADELLDKLDGLDWPEKTKSMQKHWIGRSYGAEVTFKVKDSKLDFNVFTTRVDTLNGVTYVVLAPENKLVDELTLPEYKDAVEEYKEAASKQSEIERQSVSKEKTGIFTGSYAINPINGKEVPIWISDYVLSTYGTGCVMAVPAHDERDFAFATKFNLPIERVITDKDNSDPELPYCEYGVLVNSGKFDGLTTDEAKKKIVEELEKDKLGSMKVNFRLRDWLVSRQRYWGAPIPVIYCDDCGIVPVPEKDLPVKLPYDVEFTPDGKSPLSKSEEFINTTCPICGGHAKREADTLDTFVCSSWYYLRYADNKNEDAPFDPEKINKILPVDKYVGGPEHACMHLLYARFITKALRDMGYLNFGEPFLSLTHQGLILGPDGLKMSKSKGNTISPDDYIKEYGADVFRMYLMFGFGYTEGGAWNDDGIKSVGKFVDRIERTLETCINLFSSNENTKDSIDSAEKELNFWKHTAIKGVTEDGNKMQFNTAIARLMEFVNALNKYLQEDIKNVSFLKETITDFLKLLAPFAPHFAEEQWSLLGNTSTIFNERLPEFDPSALVKDEVEIAIQINGKIKAKINIPSNLDEDGIKKASLENKTVQENTEGKNIIKVIVIKGRLVNIVVK; this comes from the coding sequence ATGGCAAATTACGGAACTAAAATCGATAAAAAATGGCAAAAGATATGGGGAGAAAATGAAACTTATAAGTTTAATCCTGAAAACTTAGATAAGAAACTTTATACTCTTGAAATGTTCTCTTATCCTTCAGGTGCTCAATTACATGCTGGTCACTGGTTTAACTATGGTCCAACAGACTCATGGGCGAGACTTAAGAGAATGCAAGGATATAATGTTTTCCAACCTATGGGTTTTGATGCTTTTGGATTACCTGCTGAAAACTATGCTATTAAAACAGGTATACATCCACAAGACTCTACTTTAAAGAATATTGAAACAATGGAAAAACAATTAAAATCAATGGGTGCTATGTTCAACTGGGAAAATGAAGTTGTTACTTGCCTTCCTGATTACTACAAATGGACTCAATGGTTATTTTTAAAACTTTATGAAAAAGGTTTAGCTTATAGAAAAAAAGCTCCTGTAAATTGGTGTCCATCTTGTAACACTGTTTTAGCTAATGAACAAGTTGTTGACGGAGTATGTGAAAGATGCAGTACTGAAGTTGTAAAAAAGGACTTAACTCAATGGTTCTTTAAAATAACTGATTATGCTGATGAATTACTTGATAAATTAGATGGATTAGATTGGCCTGAAAAGACTAAATCTATGCAAAAGCATTGGATTGGTAGATCATATGGTGCTGAAGTTACTTTTAAAGTTAAAGATTCAAAGTTAGATTTTAATGTATTTACTACAAGAGTTGATACACTAAACGGTGTTACATATGTAGTTTTAGCTCCTGAAAATAAATTAGTTGATGAGTTAACATTACCAGAATACAAAGATGCAGTTGAAGAATATAAAGAAGCTGCTTCTAAGCAATCTGAAATTGAAAGACAATCTGTTTCAAAAGAAAAAACAGGAATCTTCACTGGTTCTTACGCTATAAATCCTATTAATGGTAAGGAAGTTCCTATTTGGATTTCTGATTATGTATTATCTACATATGGTACTGGTTGCGTTATGGCAGTTCCAGCTCATGATGAAAGAGACTTTGCCTTTGCAACTAAATTCAATTTACCAATTGAAAGAGTTATAACTGATAAAGATAATAGTGATCCAGAACTTCCTTATTGTGAATACGGAGTACTTGTTAATTCAGGAAAATTTGATGGATTAACAACAGACGAAGCTAAAAAGAAAATTGTTGAAGAATTAGAAAAAGATAAATTAGGTTCAATGAAGGTAAACTTCAGATTAAGAGACTGGTTAGTTTCAAGACAAAGATATTGGGGTGCTCCAATTCCAGTTATATATTGTGATGATTGTGGAATAGTTCCAGTCCCAGAAAAGGATCTTCCAGTTAAACTTCCATACGATGTTGAATTCACTCCAGATGGTAAATCACCATTAAGTAAATCTGAAGAATTCATAAATACAACTTGTCCTATTTGTGGAGGTCATGCAAAAAGAGAAGCTGACACTTTAGATACATTTGTATGTTCATCTTGGTATTACTTAAGATATGCAGATAATAAAAACGAAGATGCACCATTTGATCCTGAGAAAATCAACAAGATACTTCCTGTAGATAAATATGTTGGTGGACCTGAGCATGCTTGTATGCATTTATTATATGCAAGATTTATAACAAAAGCTTTAAGAGATATGGGATACTTAAACTTTGGTGAACCGTTCTTAAGCTTAACTCATCAAGGATTAATCTTAGGACCAGATGGACTTAAAATGAGTAAATCAAAAGGAAATACAATTTCTCCAGACGATTACATCAAAGAATATGGTGCTGATGTATTTAGAATGTACTTAATGTTTGGATTCGGCTATACTGAAGGTGGAGCTTGGAATGATGATGGTATAAAATCTGTCGGAAAATTTGTAGATAGAATTGAAAGAACTTTAGAAACTTGCATAAACTTATTCTCATCTAATGAGAATACTAAAGATTCTATTGACTCGGCTGAAAAAGAGTTAAACTTCTGGAAACATACAGCTATAAAAGGTGTCACTGAAGATGGAAACAAAATGCAATTTAATACTGCAATCGCAAGACTTATGGAATTCGTTAATGCACTAAATAAATATCTTCAAGAAGATATTAAAAATGTAAGTTTCTTAAAAGAGACTATAACTGATTTCTTAAAATTACTTGCACCATTTGCACCTCACTTTGCTGAAGAACAATGGAGTTTACTTGGAAATACTTCAACAATCTTTAATGAAAGATTACCAGAATTCGATCCTTCTGCTCTAGTTAAAGATGAAGTTGAAATTGCTATCCAAATCAATGGTAAAATAAAAGCTAAAATCAATATTCCTTCAAATTTAGATGAAGATGGTATAAAGAAAGCTTCTTTAGAAAATAAAACTGTTCAAGAAAATACTGAAGGCAAAAATATAATTAAAGTGATTGTTATTAAAGGAAGACTTGTTAATATAGTTGTTAAGTAA